One window of the Camarhynchus parvulus chromosome 2, STF_HiC, whole genome shotgun sequence genome contains the following:
- the NDUFAF6 gene encoding NADH dehydrogenase (ubiquinone) complex I, assembly factor 6 isoform X4 — protein sequence MWFMKIIDEREKNLDDRPYRNIQELETYAENTQSALLYLTLETLGVRDIHADHAASHIGKAQGIVTCLRATPYHCTRQKVFLPMDICMLHGVSQEDFIRGKQEKNVRDVIYDIASQAHIHLEHARSFSKKVPVKAYPAFFCTVALDGYLYNMRKVDFNIFHPSLQKKSTLLPLYLYIRSWKKTY from the exons GAGAAGAATTTGGATGATCGGCCGTACCGTAACATCCAGGAGCTGGAAACATACGCTGAGAACACTCAGAGTGCTCTCTTGTACCTCACCTTGGAAACACTGG GTGTGAGGGACATCCATGCTGACCATGCAGCCAGTCACATTGGGAAAGCACAAGGCATAGTTACCTGTTTAAGAGCAACTCCTTATCACTGTACAAGACAAAAGGTCTTTCTTCCCATGGACATTTGTATGTTG CATGGAGTTTCACAAGAGGATTTCATAAGAGgcaagcaagagaaaaatgtgagaGATGTAATTTATGACATCGCCAGCCAGGCCCATATTCATCTAGAACAT GCTAGATCTTTCAGTAAGAAAGTTCCTGTGAAGGCGTATCCTGCTTTTTTCTGTACG gTTGCTTTAGATGGTTATTTATATAACATGCGGAAAGTGGACTTCAATATATTTCATCCAAGCTTACAAAAGAAGAGTACATTATTACCGTTGTATTTGTATATTAgatcttggaaaaaaacatattaa